The following are encoded in a window of Ruminiclostridium herbifermentans genomic DNA:
- a CDS encoding ABC transporter ATP-binding protein, translating to MIRFEGVTIAYQKQTVLENVNLEIEKGIITTFLGPNGSGKTSLISSINGTIKPVCGKIYIDDKDISKLKTKKLAGIVATVPQLYNTNFNFTVLEMILLGRSPHIGYVPGKDDIDKADEAIEKIGIEYLRDKEFNRLSGGERQLVMIARAIAQDTEVILLDEPTSYLDLKNQLKVLNVVKQINSSQKVTCIMTLHDPNHALMYSDKIVMFKNGTLETGTIEDMINARNIYEVYGVKADIVKVNNKKFVIPDY from the coding sequence ATGATAAGATTTGAAGGAGTGACAATAGCATATCAAAAGCAAACAGTACTTGAAAATGTTAATCTTGAAATTGAGAAAGGTATAATTACAACCTTTTTGGGGCCCAACGGCAGCGGCAAAACCTCACTGATATCCTCCATCAATGGAACTATAAAACCTGTGTGCGGTAAAATATATATCGATGACAAGGATATTTCAAAACTAAAGACCAAAAAACTTGCCGGAATAGTTGCAACAGTTCCACAATTATATAATACCAACTTTAATTTCACTGTTTTAGAGATGATTTTATTAGGTAGGTCTCCGCATATTGGCTATGTTCCGGGGAAAGATGATATAGATAAAGCGGATGAGGCAATCGAGAAGATAGGTATTGAGTATTTAAGGGATAAAGAATTCAACAGGTTAAGTGGCGGGGAGAGGCAGCTGGTGATGATTGCACGAGCCATTGCTCAGGATACCGAAGTAATACTGCTTGATGAACCTACCTCTTACCTTGATTTAAAAAATCAGCTTAAAGTATTGAATGTTGTAAAGCAAATTAACTCATCGCAAAAAGTTACATGTATAATGACCTTGCATGATCCCAACCATGCGCTCATGTATTCCGACAAGATTGTTATGTTCAAAAACGGAACTTTAGAAACCGGTACAATTGAAGATATGATTAATGCCAGGAATATATATGAGGTATATGGAGTAAAAGCCGATATAGTAAAAGTGAATAATAAAAAATTTGTGATACCCGATTATTAA
- a CDS encoding amidohydrolase family protein: protein MRVFESHIHFPIDMYEAEFTEKINDVTLRLTDNLVENMIKSNVVKAALLGGRGKVNEMVKEAIHRYPEIFVGLAYIDIDKDGPAILNYYKESGFKGVKIICPNYNYDEERYYPFYQLAQELGLVALFHTGVIGNAVDYLVESPFDKKLIEISRDFETKIKRFNTSSRFMLPIYLDNIALKFPELKIIGAHLGYGMYELSCAIARFRRNVFFDLSGGDVVRRHITEKRLIGKEISSYKILYASDGLPDKLYDDISIWEEELYKMGLSEKEIDNIMYLNAARIYGVEEPEG from the coding sequence ATGAGAGTTTTCGAATCCCATATCCACTTTCCCATTGATATGTATGAAGCTGAATTTACCGAAAAGATAAATGATGTGACTTTGCGGTTAACAGATAATTTAGTAGAAAACATGATCAAATCAAATGTGGTTAAAGCTGCATTGTTGGGGGGACGAGGAAAAGTAAATGAAATGGTGAAAGAGGCAATCCATAGATATCCGGAAATTTTTGTTGGATTAGCTTATATTGATATAGACAAAGATGGCCCAGCGATTTTGAACTACTATAAGGAATCAGGATTTAAGGGAGTTAAAATTATTTGTCCTAATTATAATTATGATGAAGAAAGGTATTATCCATTTTATCAGTTGGCTCAAGAATTAGGGCTTGTGGCTTTGTTTCATACAGGGGTCATTGGAAATGCTGTAGATTACCTTGTAGAGTCTCCTTTTGATAAAAAACTTATTGAAATTTCAAGGGATTTTGAGACAAAAATAAAACGATTTAATACATCTTCGCGTTTCATGCTGCCAATTTATTTGGATAATATTGCATTGAAATTCCCGGAATTGAAGATTATAGGTGCTCATCTAGGTTATGGCATGTATGAGTTATCCTGTGCAATAGCCCGTTTTAGAAGAAATGTGTTTTTTGATCTTTCGGGCGGAGATGTTGTGAGGAGGCACATCACGGAGAAAAGACTGATTGGAAAAGAGATTTCTTCTTATAAAATTCTGTATGCCTCCGACGGTTTACCTGATAAATTATATGATGATATAAGTATATGGGAAGAAGAACTTTATAAAATGGGGCTTAGTGAAAAAGAAATAGATAATATTATGTACTTGAATGCAGCCAGAATTTATGGAGTTGAAGAGCCGGAAGGATGA
- a CDS encoding FecCD family ABC transporter permease, with protein MKKDIEKLIYFLPIPVFLITLCIGSYHIPIAKVIDLMLYKISGYTFFHSVIDTNSLNVLLEIRLPRVILSMLVGASLSVSGTSFQAVLKNPIVEPYTLGLSSGAAFGAALALSFLNIPVQISAFIFAIMGVAICYMAAMKDGDTSVVSLVLSGVVISALFTALLSILQIMIDPLKLQGLVYWIMGSLHTSSWEKVASVLPYMVIGFLLTYVFRWKLNILALGGRDSVILGVNPKKYKMLYILAATLLAAAAVSVSGIISLVGLMIPRVLRILFGPDNRKLIPLSFCLGASYLAIVDCFSRNLFSFEIPIGIFTTILGAPYFIVLIRRSKAGVWQ; from the coding sequence ATGAAAAAAGACATAGAGAAATTAATATATTTCTTACCAATACCGGTTTTTTTAATTACTTTGTGCATTGGTTCCTATCACATACCAATTGCCAAGGTGATAGATTTAATGCTTTATAAAATAAGCGGATATACATTCTTTCATAGTGTAATTGACACAAACAGCCTGAATGTATTATTAGAGATAAGGTTACCAAGGGTTATTCTTTCAATGCTTGTTGGAGCAAGTCTTTCGGTTTCGGGGACCTCCTTCCAGGCTGTATTGAAGAATCCCATTGTTGAGCCATATACCCTTGGCTTATCATCAGGGGCAGCTTTTGGAGCTGCCCTTGCGTTGTCATTTCTTAATATTCCGGTACAGATCAGTGCATTCATTTTCGCCATCATGGGTGTTGCCATCTGCTATATGGCTGCTATGAAAGACGGGGATACATCTGTGGTATCATTGGTTTTATCGGGAGTTGTAATATCAGCTTTATTTACTGCATTATTATCAATACTGCAAATAATGATTGATCCGTTAAAACTTCAGGGATTAGTATACTGGATAATGGGAAGCCTTCATACATCAAGCTGGGAGAAAGTTGCCTCAGTACTTCCATATATGGTTATTGGATTCTTGTTAACATATGTTTTCAGATGGAAACTGAATATACTGGCATTGGGTGGCAGGGATTCGGTGATATTGGGGGTAAACCCTAAAAAATATAAGATGCTTTACATACTTGCTGCTACATTGCTGGCGGCTGCAGCGGTATCAGTTTCCGGAATTATCAGTTTGGTTGGTTTAATGATACCACGTGTGTTAAGAATTCTTTTTGGACCTGATAACCGTAAATTAATACCATTGTCTTTTTGTCTGGGAGCATCTTATTTGGCAATTGTAGATTGCTTTTCAAGGAATCTTTTCTCATTTGAAATTCCTATAGGGATATTTACAACTATACTTGGTGCGCCATATTTTATTGTCCTTATTAGAAGGAGCAAGGCAGGTGTGTGGCAATGA